TCCCAGCGGATCTGCATGTCGAGCTCCTTGGCTGCGGCATTGACGAAGTCGCGCACGGAATATTGCACGCCGGTGGCGATGACGAAGTCCTCAGGTTTGTCCTGCTGTAGCATGAGCCACTGCACTTCGACGTAGTCTTTGGCGTGGCCCCAGTCGCGCTTGGCGTCCATGTTGCCAAGGTATAAGGTGTCCTGTAAGCCGAGCTTGATACGCGCCAGGGCTCTCGTAATCTTACGGGTAACGAAGGTTTCACCTCGGATGGGGCTTTCGTGATTAAATAAGATGCCGTTGCAAGCGTAGATACCATAGGCCTCGCGGTAGTTGACGACGATCCAGTAGCCGTACAGCTTGGCGACAGCGTAGGGGCTTCTCGGGTAGAAAGGGGTGGTTTCCTTCTGTGGAATCTCTTGAACCATTC
Above is a genomic segment from Deltaproteobacteria bacterium containing:
- the gmd gene encoding GDP-mannose 4,6-dehydratase, whose amino-acid sequence is MSKVALITGVTGQDGAYLAEFLLEKGYEVHGLKRRTSLFNTDRIDHLYQDRHAKDVSFFLHHGDMTDSSSLTRIIQQTQPDEIYNLAAQSHVAVSFEEPEYTANSDAIGVLRLLEAIRILGLERKTRFYQASTSELFGMVQEIPQKETTPFYPRSPYAVAKLYGYWIVVNYREAYGIYACNGILFNHESPIRGETFVTRKITRALARIKLGLQDTLYLGNMDAKRDWGHAKDYVEVQWLMLQQDKPEDFVIATGVQYSVRDFVNAAAKELDMQIRW